A genome region from Mycolicibacterium litorale includes the following:
- a CDS encoding LacI family DNA-binding transcriptional regulator, which translates to MALAANVSTTTVSDSLNGSGSLPVTTRQRVRKIAAELGYRPSVAARSLRNGRTGTLVITMLPSEVDAESLWHVDYFMRVMAGAAIEANQRGFLLAVAPAHMQLDAAHDGLIAVDPSKEDDLVESARLRGTPASTVGRTDSTAASWVDNDWAGVVADVLDHLERGGSRRPMLITPDSPASYIHSVEHEFTSWCARRGFADRRSRIPGAFNPAAARAAVRDILDDPDPPDALFVGLDQLALAAELAAMDVGLRVPQDLMLVNIGDGAAVALAPVPISVVELHAEEMGRTAVRMLVDQIEQNAEPGREVVSAHLVVRASSQR; encoded by the coding sequence GTGGCACTCGCCGCGAACGTTTCCACCACGACTGTGTCGGATTCGTTGAACGGCAGCGGCTCGCTGCCCGTGACGACCCGACAGCGGGTGCGCAAGATCGCTGCCGAGTTGGGATACCGTCCCAGCGTCGCCGCGCGGTCTCTGCGCAACGGACGGACCGGAACCCTGGTGATCACGATGTTGCCGAGCGAGGTTGACGCCGAATCGCTCTGGCATGTCGACTATTTCATGCGGGTGATGGCCGGAGCCGCGATCGAGGCGAACCAACGCGGCTTTCTCCTCGCGGTTGCGCCGGCACACATGCAGCTGGATGCCGCGCACGACGGGCTCATCGCCGTCGACCCCTCCAAAGAGGATGACCTGGTCGAGTCCGCGCGCCTCCGCGGTACCCCGGCGAGCACGGTGGGACGCACCGACTCCACCGCGGCGAGTTGGGTCGACAACGACTGGGCCGGCGTCGTCGCCGACGTCCTCGATCATCTCGAACGGGGTGGTTCGCGTCGGCCGATGCTGATCACCCCGGACTCCCCTGCGTCGTACATCCATTCCGTCGAGCACGAGTTCACGTCCTGGTGCGCCCGGCGAGGTTTCGCCGACCGCAGATCCCGAATCCCGGGCGCCTTCAATCCGGCGGCGGCTCGCGCCGCCGTGCGGGACATCCTCGACGATCCCGACCCCCCGGACGCGCTCTTCGTCGGCCTGGATCAGCTCGCGCTGGCCGCGGAACTGGCCGCGATGGACGTGGGGCTGCGCGTCCCGCAGGACCTCATGCTGGTGAACATCGGTGACGGTGCCGCGGTCGCGCTTGCGCCCGTGCCGATCTCGGTGGTCGAACTGCATGCTGAGGAGATGGGCCGGACCGCGGTGCGCATGCTGGTCGACCAGATCGAACAGAACGCCGAACCCGGCCGCGAGGTGGTGTCCGCGCATCTCGTCGTCCGCGCCAGTTCTCAGCGGTAG
- a CDS encoding NADPH-dependent F420 reductase, which yields MTTYSIIGSGNIGSAVAAQFARSGIDVAVAASRGAHAVKPLADTLGPRISAAEVSDALLADVVILAVPFEAVQGLVEQVPDWNQRIIVDATNAIDYTDFSAADLGGRASSDVVAGWANGARVVKAFGHTWAKVLARDPSDGHGGRRVLFLSGNHPDANDQIAQLIDQFGFEPIDLGRNDQGGLLQQFGGPLTTHSFISQQISGATPPEKDLAHP from the coding sequence ATGACGACGTATTCGATCATCGGCTCGGGCAATATCGGTTCGGCGGTGGCAGCCCAGTTCGCCCGCAGTGGGATCGATGTGGCCGTAGCCGCCTCACGCGGCGCTCACGCCGTCAAACCTCTGGCCGACACGCTGGGGCCGCGGATCAGCGCTGCCGAGGTGTCTGACGCCCTGCTGGCCGATGTGGTCATCCTGGCCGTGCCGTTCGAAGCCGTGCAAGGGCTGGTTGAGCAGGTACCCGACTGGAACCAGCGCATCATCGTCGACGCTACGAACGCCATCGACTACACGGACTTCTCAGCCGCCGACCTGGGTGGCCGGGCGTCCTCGGATGTCGTGGCGGGCTGGGCCAACGGTGCGCGGGTCGTCAAAGCTTTCGGCCACACCTGGGCCAAGGTCTTGGCCCGCGACCCCAGCGACGGGCACGGCGGAAGGCGGGTTCTGTTCTTGTCGGGCAACCACCCTGACGCCAACGATCAGATCGCCCAACTGATCGACCAGTTCGGCTTCGAGCCGATCGATCTGGGACGCAATGACCAGGGCGGGTTGTTGCAGCAGTTCGGGGGCCCACTGACCACGCACAGTTTCATCTCGCAGCAGATCAGCGGCGCCACGCCACCCGAGAAGGATCTTGCCCACCCCTGA
- a CDS encoding alpha/beta fold hydrolase, with protein MDEFPQDYKLFDLGDVTLQHGATLRGAKLAYKTYGELNADKTNAVVFPTWYSGRHWDNEWLIGDGMALDPAKYFVIVPNMLGNGLSTSPSNTPPPYDAARFPHVTFYDQVEQQHKLVESFGIETLALVTGWSMGAGQTYQWAVSYPDMVQRAMPFCGSSKTSEHNIVFLEGVKAALTADAAFKEGWYTDKPVKGLRAAARVYAGWGFSQAFYWQQEYKKMGYSSLEDFLVGFWEGFFLDRRDANNLLAMLWTWQNGNVGATPGRGFDGDQVAALKTIKAKMIVLPAEKDLYFPPEDEEFAVSHIPNAELRVIPGIYGHFAGGDANPEDNKFIDDVLKELLAD; from the coding sequence ATGGATGAGTTTCCGCAGGACTACAAGCTCTTCGACCTCGGCGACGTGACGCTGCAGCATGGTGCCACGCTGCGCGGCGCGAAGCTCGCGTACAAGACGTACGGTGAGTTGAACGCCGACAAGACGAACGCGGTCGTGTTCCCGACGTGGTATTCCGGCCGCCATTGGGACAACGAGTGGTTGATCGGCGACGGAATGGCCCTGGACCCTGCGAAGTACTTCGTCATCGTCCCGAACATGCTGGGCAACGGCCTGTCGACCTCGCCGTCGAACACACCACCCCCGTACGATGCCGCGCGCTTCCCGCATGTCACCTTCTACGATCAGGTCGAACAGCAACACAAGCTCGTCGAGTCGTTCGGGATCGAGACACTTGCGCTGGTGACCGGCTGGTCGATGGGTGCCGGGCAGACCTACCAGTGGGCCGTCAGCTATCCGGATATGGTGCAGCGCGCCATGCCATTCTGCGGTTCCTCAAAGACCAGCGAGCACAACATCGTGTTCCTCGAAGGCGTGAAGGCCGCACTGACGGCGGACGCAGCGTTCAAGGAGGGTTGGTACACCGACAAGCCCGTCAAGGGACTGCGTGCGGCCGCCCGGGTCTATGCCGGGTGGGGTTTCTCGCAGGCGTTCTATTGGCAGCAGGAGTACAAGAAGATGGGGTATTCCTCGCTCGAGGACTTCCTCGTCGGCTTCTGGGAGGGCTTCTTCCTCGACCGCCGAGACGCCAACAATCTGTTGGCCATGCTGTGGACCTGGCAGAACGGCAACGTCGGGGCAACGCCCGGCCGAGGGTTCGACGGCGACCAGGTCGCGGCGTTGAAGACCATCAAAGCCAAGATGATCGTGCTGCCGGCCGAGAAGGATCTCTACTTTCCGCCCGAGGACGAGGAGTTCGCGGTCAGCCACATCCCGAACGCCGAGTTACGGGTCATCCCAGGCATATACGGTCACTTCGCGGGCGGCGACGCGAACCCCGAGGACAACAAGTTCATCGACGACGTCCTCAAGGAACTGTTGGCCGACTGA
- a CDS encoding ArsR/SmtB family transcription factor encodes MTAGVSQARAAKVFDALGEPHRLRIVTGLCRTGPRSTLQVAQSLTMSRQATTKHLELLQAAGVVSSAKSGRERIWTVEPQPLSAAGDYLAALSARWDGALARLQAFVDDGEPPNGDHR; translated from the coding sequence ATGACGGCAGGCGTGTCGCAGGCGCGGGCGGCAAAGGTCTTCGACGCGCTCGGCGAGCCGCACCGGCTGCGCATCGTCACCGGGCTGTGTCGGACGGGTCCGAGGTCCACTTTGCAGGTGGCGCAGTCACTTACGATGAGCCGCCAGGCCACGACCAAGCACCTCGAACTCCTGCAGGCGGCCGGCGTCGTCAGCAGCGCCAAGTCCGGTCGCGAGCGCATCTGGACCGTCGAACCGCAACCGCTGAGCGCGGCCGGCGACTACCTCGCCGCGCTGTCCGCCCGTTGGGACGGCGCGCTGGCGCGGCTACAGGCGTTCGTCGACGACGGTGAACCGCCCAACGGTGACCACCGGTAG
- a CDS encoding glycoside hydrolase family 3 C-terminal domain-containing protein, with the protein MPDDPVDVTSVTLEAKAALGSGQSFWRTKAVGGLPAVVLTDGPHGVRAQADAADNFGVAGSAPATCFPPAAGLAQSWDRGLVERVGAALADEARSLGVNVLLGPGVNIKRDPRCGRNFEYLSEDPILSGMLGASWVNGLQGGGVGASVKHLAANNAESDRMRSDSRVEPRALREIYLKSFERVVTESQPWTVMCSYNKINGVYASENRWLLTDVLRHQWGFTGAVVSDWGAVNDRVAAMAAGLDLAMPGGDPSLDDEVIAAVAAGDLDEATVDETAGRVIGLLRRAADNSGPVEAVDLDAHHALAREAASRSVALLKNAGGVLPLAPDRRLAVIGRFATEPHYQGGGSSRVNAARVDIPLDEIRSRTAADVTCTAGFGAEGDPAHARADAVAAARAADVAVVFLGLSDLDESEGYDRDDIDLPEEQLHLLAAVAEVQPHTVAVLSHGGVVRLDDVDRRAAAVLDGGLLGQGGGAAVADVLFGVVNPSGRLAETVPVRLEDVPSFLNFPGEHSHVLYGEGIHVGYRWYDARAFEVTYPFGHGLSYTTFGYGSVEARTEDGAIRVALPVSNTGPRDGREVVQVYVSKAASDVQRPPQELKGFQVVDLPRGSTSMVVIRIALEDLAYWDDRVDDWVLEGGDYTIRVGSSSRDIRCTTDVRLEGDGPRIALSENSTIAEVLAHPVAGPLFTAMARQAMPAMPDALSSDGELVKMVGSIPLHRIRRFAGGIGQTAIDRLLQQANQPLDGQQ; encoded by the coding sequence ATGCCCGACGACCCTGTCGACGTGACGAGTGTGACTCTTGAGGCGAAGGCAGCGCTCGGAAGCGGTCAGTCTTTCTGGCGCACGAAGGCCGTGGGCGGGCTGCCCGCCGTGGTGCTCACCGACGGCCCCCACGGTGTGCGCGCTCAGGCCGACGCAGCGGACAATTTCGGTGTCGCCGGTAGCGCTCCGGCGACGTGCTTTCCACCGGCCGCCGGCCTTGCGCAGAGTTGGGATCGCGGGCTCGTCGAGCGTGTGGGCGCCGCACTCGCCGACGAGGCTCGATCCCTCGGTGTGAATGTCCTGCTCGGCCCCGGCGTGAACATCAAGCGTGACCCGCGCTGCGGACGCAATTTCGAGTACTTGTCGGAAGATCCGATTCTCAGCGGCATGCTGGGCGCGTCGTGGGTGAACGGACTGCAAGGCGGTGGGGTCGGCGCGTCCGTCAAGCATTTGGCGGCCAACAACGCCGAGAGCGACAGGATGCGATCAGACTCTCGCGTCGAGCCGCGCGCGCTGCGGGAGATCTACCTGAAGAGTTTCGAGCGTGTGGTCACCGAATCTCAACCGTGGACGGTGATGTGCTCGTACAACAAGATCAACGGCGTCTACGCGTCGGAGAACCGATGGCTGCTGACCGATGTGTTACGGCACCAATGGGGCTTCACCGGTGCCGTGGTCAGTGATTGGGGGGCAGTCAACGACCGTGTCGCGGCAATGGCTGCCGGCCTTGATCTCGCGATGCCCGGCGGCGACCCGTCGCTCGACGACGAGGTGATCGCCGCTGTCGCGGCTGGAGATCTCGACGAGGCGACAGTGGACGAAACCGCGGGCCGCGTCATAGGTCTCCTGCGGCGCGCCGCCGACAACTCAGGCCCCGTCGAGGCCGTGGACCTCGACGCCCATCATGCTCTTGCCCGCGAGGCGGCCAGCCGTAGCGTCGCGCTGCTCAAGAATGCCGGTGGCGTCCTGCCGCTGGCGCCGGACCGCAGGCTGGCGGTCATCGGTCGCTTCGCCACCGAACCGCACTATCAGGGCGGTGGAAGTTCCCGTGTCAACGCCGCCCGCGTCGACATCCCCCTCGACGAAATCCGTAGTCGCACTGCGGCGGACGTCACTTGCACCGCCGGGTTCGGCGCGGAGGGGGACCCGGCGCACGCCCGCGCCGACGCGGTGGCGGCGGCTCGCGCGGCCGACGTCGCCGTCGTGTTCTTGGGATTGTCCGATCTCGACGAGTCCGAGGGCTACGACCGTGACGACATCGATCTGCCGGAGGAGCAGTTGCACCTGCTGGCCGCCGTAGCGGAGGTCCAACCGCACACTGTCGCCGTTCTGTCCCACGGCGGCGTGGTGCGCCTGGACGACGTGGATCGGCGTGCAGCAGCTGTCCTCGACGGGGGCCTGCTCGGGCAGGGCGGCGGCGCGGCGGTGGCCGACGTGCTGTTCGGAGTCGTCAATCCGTCGGGGCGCCTCGCCGAAACGGTGCCCGTACGTCTGGAAGATGTTCCGTCCTTCCTGAACTTCCCGGGTGAACACTCCCATGTCCTCTACGGCGAAGGAATCCATGTGGGGTATCGGTGGTACGACGCCCGCGCGTTCGAGGTGACGTATCCCTTCGGACATGGGCTGTCCTACACGACATTCGGGTACGGCAGTGTCGAGGCCCGGACCGAAGACGGCGCCATCCGCGTGGCGCTACCGGTGAGCAATACCGGTCCCCGCGATGGCCGTGAAGTGGTGCAGGTGTACGTATCCAAGGCCGCGTCCGACGTGCAGCGACCACCGCAGGAATTGAAGGGATTCCAGGTCGTCGATCTGCCCCGCGGATCCACCTCGATGGTGGTCATTCGTATTGCCCTGGAGGATTTGGCGTACTGGGACGACCGCGTCGACGACTGGGTCCTCGAGGGCGGTGACTACACCATTCGGGTCGGCAGTTCGAGCCGGGATATCCGCTGTACGACGGACGTTCGGCTCGAGGGCGACGGACCGCGCATCGCGTTGTCCGAGAATTCGACGATTGCCGAGGTGCTGGCGCACCCCGTCGCCGGACCGCTGTTCACCGCGATGGCGCGACAGGCCATGCCCGCGATGCCCGACGCGTTGAGCAGCGATGGCGAGCTGGTCAAGATGGTCGGATCAATCCCCCTCCATCGCATCCGGCGCTTCGCCGGCGGCATCGGTCAGACCGCGATCGATCGGCTTCTGCAACAGGCGAATCAGCCACTGGACGGGCAGCAGTAA
- a CDS encoding NtaA/DmoA family FMN-dependent monooxygenase (This protein belongs to a clade of FMN-dependent monooxygenases, within a broader family of flavin-dependent oxidoreductases, the luciferase-like monooxygenase (LMM) family, some of whose members use coenzyme F420 rather than FMN.): MKDKKFHLGWFMNFTSDMWTGPFEQTGGTPWDGQFYVEMAKNLERAGFDFIMMEDKLAVSEAFGGTKEAVLKHAFGMVPKHDPAPLATLMSAATRHLGVVATLSTLGYPPFLLARLCSTIDHISNGRFGWNIVTSAENAAAQNFGLDELPPREDRYAMADEYMDLVYQLWDSWEPDAVVVDRERGVHTDFTKVHEINFHGKYYKCRGPLNTAPSPQGRPTFLQAGGSPRGRDFAAKHADAIITLAEGVDGMRAYREDIRGRAAAQGRNPDEVKVMYLVIPTLGETTEEAMARRERMVTSQAFAEQSLSLLSSITDIDFAQFDLDSPLPHLTTNGEQGSLDKFQQSGSGKTLRELVYESAEFSSSYPLIGTPSAVADEMEWLMDEVGGDGFLITLHNQGVSRRHVIEVTDGLVPELQRRGVVRTEYTQTTLRDTLREF; this comes from the coding sequence GTGAAAGACAAGAAGTTCCATCTCGGTTGGTTCATGAACTTTACCTCGGACATGTGGACGGGGCCGTTCGAACAGACCGGCGGTACGCCGTGGGACGGGCAGTTCTACGTCGAGATGGCCAAGAACCTCGAACGCGCAGGCTTCGACTTCATCATGATGGAGGACAAGCTCGCCGTGTCCGAAGCTTTCGGCGGCACCAAAGAGGCGGTCCTCAAGCACGCGTTCGGCATGGTACCCAAGCACGACCCGGCGCCTTTGGCGACGTTGATGAGCGCCGCCACAAGGCATCTCGGTGTGGTGGCCACGCTGTCGACGCTGGGATATCCGCCATTCCTGCTGGCGCGGCTGTGCTCGACCATCGACCACATTTCGAACGGCCGGTTCGGCTGGAACATCGTGACCAGCGCCGAGAACGCCGCCGCGCAGAACTTCGGCCTCGACGAGTTGCCACCGCGGGAAGACCGCTACGCGATGGCCGACGAGTACATGGATCTCGTTTACCAGCTGTGGGATTCGTGGGAGCCGGACGCGGTCGTCGTCGACCGCGAACGCGGTGTGCACACCGACTTCACGAAGGTCCACGAGATCAACTTCCACGGCAAGTACTACAAGTGCCGCGGCCCGCTCAACACCGCGCCGTCCCCGCAGGGCCGGCCGACGTTCCTGCAGGCCGGCGGGTCGCCGCGGGGACGGGACTTCGCGGCAAAGCACGCCGATGCGATCATCACCCTCGCCGAAGGCGTCGACGGGATGCGGGCGTATCGCGAGGACATCCGTGGCCGGGCGGCCGCCCAGGGTCGCAATCCCGACGAGGTCAAGGTCATGTACCTCGTGATCCCGACGCTGGGCGAGACCACCGAGGAGGCGATGGCGCGGCGCGAGCGAATGGTCACCTCGCAGGCATTCGCCGAACAGTCACTGTCGCTGCTCTCGTCGATCACCGATATCGACTTCGCCCAGTTCGACCTCGACTCGCCGCTGCCGCATCTCACCACCAACGGCGAGCAGGGCTCGCTGGATAAGTTCCAGCAATCCGGGTCGGGCAAGACCCTGCGGGAACTCGTCTACGAGTCCGCCGAGTTCTCGTCGTCCTATCCGCTGATCGGTACGCCGTCGGCCGTGGCCGATGAGATGGAATGGCTGATGGACGAGGTCGGCGGCGACGGTTTCCTCATCACACTGCACAACCAAGGCGTGAGCCGCAGACACGTCATCGAGGTCACCGACGGCCTGGTGCCCGAACTGCAGCGGCGCGGCGTCGTGCGCACGGAGTACACGCAGACGACTCTGCGTGACACGCTTCGGGAGTTCTGA
- a CDS encoding APC family permease has translation MDDIATGTTAVPPTAAAPMRREFSMWSAAMLGFVFVSPIVAMYMVFGLGLAAAGPGFWWALVVVLIGQVLIGVTFGVLASRWPMAGGVYQWSRRLLGPAYGWFAGWAYMWTLMITLTAVSYGGALFAAAAFDLDADNQTLMTLVGMVILAGAVLVNVLGRAAVRIVGFLCLIAEVVGSVGIALWLLFFHKVNSVATLGSAITWPSDTAFMATPFVLAVMFAGWSFLGFESASTLAEEVGEPKRDIPRAIVGSLVGVGLVVLFTCFAFLMAMPESAAAEADPVAATLTAYLPAPAFKAVMILFVIAYFATVVAISSAVSRIVWSYGRNGELPMSHQLGRLHRRINTPTVATVVTGTIGIVLYLPFQSEQIYTLLVTFVTAGFFLSFGFPIVGLAISKVRGTWDRSESTFLGRAGHIAGWLALVWVIVETVNVLWPRTGDPLVDWAPFVVTAALFVIGLAIRASLGLRAVQDATSTELQPQI, from the coding sequence GTGGACGACATCGCGACTGGTACGACTGCGGTTCCGCCCACCGCCGCCGCACCGATGCGACGCGAATTCTCCATGTGGTCGGCAGCCATGCTCGGCTTCGTCTTCGTCTCGCCGATCGTGGCCATGTACATGGTGTTCGGGCTCGGTCTGGCCGCGGCCGGGCCCGGTTTCTGGTGGGCCCTGGTGGTTGTGCTGATCGGCCAGGTGCTCATCGGCGTGACGTTCGGTGTGCTGGCGTCGCGGTGGCCGATGGCAGGCGGGGTGTACCAGTGGTCGCGACGCTTGCTCGGCCCGGCCTACGGGTGGTTCGCCGGATGGGCCTACATGTGGACGCTGATGATCACCCTGACCGCGGTGTCCTACGGTGGTGCGTTGTTCGCAGCCGCCGCATTCGATCTCGACGCGGACAACCAGACGCTGATGACGCTCGTCGGGATGGTCATCCTCGCCGGCGCGGTGCTTGTCAACGTGCTGGGCCGTGCGGCGGTCCGCATCGTCGGCTTCCTGTGCCTGATCGCCGAGGTGGTCGGCTCGGTGGGTATCGCGTTGTGGCTGTTGTTTTTTCACAAGGTCAACAGTGTCGCGACGCTCGGCAGCGCGATCACCTGGCCGTCGGACACCGCCTTCATGGCAACACCGTTCGTGTTGGCGGTCATGTTCGCAGGATGGTCCTTCCTCGGCTTCGAGAGCGCCAGCACCCTCGCCGAGGAGGTCGGTGAACCCAAACGCGACATCCCCAGGGCGATCGTCGGATCACTGGTCGGCGTCGGACTCGTCGTGCTGTTCACGTGCTTCGCCTTCCTGATGGCCATGCCTGAGAGCGCCGCTGCCGAAGCCGATCCCGTCGCGGCCACGCTCACCGCGTACCTCCCGGCTCCTGCCTTCAAGGCCGTCATGATCCTGTTCGTCATCGCCTACTTCGCTACCGTGGTCGCGATCAGTTCAGCGGTGTCGCGCATCGTGTGGTCTTACGGTCGCAACGGAGAACTGCCGATGAGCCACCAGCTCGGCAGACTGCACCGGCGCATCAACACTCCGACTGTCGCGACCGTGGTCACCGGCACGATCGGCATCGTGCTGTACCTGCCGTTCCAAAGCGAACAGATCTACACGCTGCTGGTCACTTTCGTCACCGCGGGCTTCTTCCTGTCGTTCGGATTCCCCATCGTCGGGCTCGCGATCAGCAAGGTCCGGGGCACGTGGGACCGCTCCGAATCGACGTTCCTCGGCCGCGCCGGGCACATCGCGGGGTGGCTCGCGCTGGTATGGGTGATCGTCGAGACCGTCAACGTGCTGTGGCCTCGCACCGGTGACCCGCTGGTCGATTGGGCGCCGTTCGTCGTCACCGCAGCTCTGTTCGTCATCGGCCTCGCCATCCGGGCAAGTCTGGGGCTCAGAGCCGTTCAGGACGCCACGAGTACGGAACTCCAGCCGCAGATCTGA
- a CDS encoding SRPBCC family protein, with the protein MSSTDRIEKFTVLNAPLERVWNAISDSESFGTWFGMRVDGPFVEGSTVSGVIAVTEVDDEVAERQRPYAGEPVTLDIVAVEPQRRFAFRWNPLPGSDLTTLVEFTLTDTADGVQFRVVESGFEALPAEHRRSIFDGNSEGWALQMRLIAAFLAQPVQR; encoded by the coding sequence ATGTCATCGACCGACCGCATTGAGAAGTTCACCGTCCTCAACGCCCCGCTGGAGCGGGTGTGGAATGCCATCAGCGACTCGGAGAGCTTCGGCACCTGGTTCGGAATGCGCGTCGACGGACCGTTCGTGGAGGGAAGCACTGTTTCGGGTGTGATCGCCGTGACCGAGGTCGACGACGAGGTCGCCGAACGGCAGCGCCCCTACGCCGGCGAGCCGGTCACCCTCGACATCGTCGCCGTCGAGCCGCAGCGCCGGTTCGCCTTCCGATGGAACCCGTTGCCCGGATCGGATCTGACGACTCTGGTGGAGTTCACGCTCACCGACACCGCGGACGGCGTGCAGTTCCGCGTCGTCGAGTCGGGCTTCGAGGCGCTGCCCGCCGAGCACCGGCGCTCCATCTTCGACGGCAACAGCGAGGGCTGGGCGTTGCAGATGAGGCTCATCGCCGCGTTCCTGGCACAGCCCGTCCAGCGATGA
- a CDS encoding HD domain-containing protein gives MAEGTAGDYALIGRAEEANNAGLVPRVLSLVEVLADGEQAYPISRLDHSLQSATRAFDDGRSVDYVVAALLHDIGDTYAPHAHGAFASAVLAPYVSERLAWIVKVHPEFQKYYYAPHMGGIRDAREEYRGHQWFDDCVEFCEKYDQNCFDSQFEHRPLEFFRPMVEQVFAREPWAAH, from the coding sequence ATGGCCGAAGGCACCGCCGGAGACTACGCGCTGATCGGTCGCGCCGAAGAGGCGAACAATGCCGGCCTGGTACCCCGCGTCCTGTCACTGGTGGAAGTCCTCGCTGACGGCGAGCAGGCTTATCCGATCAGTCGGCTGGACCACTCACTGCAGTCGGCGACCCGGGCCTTCGACGACGGACGGTCCGTCGACTACGTGGTTGCGGCGCTTCTGCATGACATCGGTGACACGTACGCGCCTCATGCCCACGGCGCGTTCGCCTCAGCAGTCCTCGCGCCCTACGTGTCGGAACGTCTGGCTTGGATTGTGAAGGTGCACCCCGAATTCCAGAAGTATTACTACGCCCCGCACATGGGTGGCATCCGAGACGCTCGGGAAGAATACCGCGGACACCAATGGTTCGACGACTGCGTGGAGTTCTGCGAGAAGTACGACCAGAACTGTTTCGACTCGCAGTTCGAGCATCGTCCGCTCGAGTTCTTCCGCCCGATGGTCGAGCAGGTCTTCGCCCGCGAGCCGTGGGCCGCGCACTGA
- a CDS encoding amidase → MNEDELAASDGIAIAESIRAGMISAEEVVESAIARAESLNALLGFQVTSMVETARAHAATVDVDAPLAGVPCLIKDHLALQAGIRHTSGSRYLRDFVATVDSQIVRQYRAAGLIPIGTSATCEFALLSTADSAAHGPCRNPWDPTRTTGGSSGGAAAAVAAGVVPIAHGNDAAGSIRIPASACGLFGLKPSRHRALIPELLSGSPASGIWSEHVLTRTVRDSAAVLHARAVGSAGGGDRFTLSSSPKPALRIGYATTPPLGTPVDSDCEEAVDDAVQLCARLGHTVAETKLPGDFAELERAFLILYTAGAAAWLDHWIAVLGYPPRPGDLEPYTDAVVAHGRSFSPAAIRGAIATLERAEHQISAFWAEFDVFLTPTLAAPPPPLGFFTADPTDPLELLDRDAEYSPFTWYANAVGSPAMSVPLYWNADALPIGTHFMAAHGREDLLLALAFELENVRPWSVHRPVIFGRHDRPKD, encoded by the coding sequence ATGAACGAAGACGAGTTGGCAGCCAGCGACGGGATAGCCATCGCCGAGTCCATCCGGGCTGGGATGATTTCGGCCGAAGAGGTGGTCGAGAGCGCCATCGCCCGGGCGGAATCTCTGAACGCGCTTCTCGGGTTCCAGGTGACGAGCATGGTGGAGACGGCGCGCGCCCACGCCGCTACGGTCGACGTCGATGCGCCGCTGGCCGGTGTACCTTGCTTGATCAAGGACCACCTGGCGTTGCAGGCCGGCATACGGCACACCTCAGGCTCGCGATACCTGCGTGACTTCGTCGCCACCGTCGACAGCCAGATCGTCCGCCAATACCGCGCGGCCGGCCTGATCCCCATTGGTACCTCGGCGACGTGTGAATTCGCGCTACTGTCAACCGCCGACTCTGCGGCGCACGGGCCTTGCCGCAATCCGTGGGACCCCACCCGCACCACAGGAGGATCGAGCGGCGGCGCGGCGGCAGCGGTGGCGGCCGGTGTCGTCCCCATCGCCCACGGCAACGATGCGGCCGGTTCTATCCGAATTCCCGCATCGGCCTGCGGGCTTTTCGGACTCAAACCGAGCAGGCACCGCGCGCTGATCCCTGAGCTGTTGTCTGGTAGCCCTGCGTCCGGGATCTGGTCTGAGCACGTCTTGACACGAACAGTGCGTGATAGTGCCGCAGTCCTCCACGCCCGCGCCGTCGGTTCAGCGGGCGGCGGCGACCGTTTCACCCTGAGCTCCTCACCAAAGCCGGCACTCCGAATTGGTTACGCCACAACACCGCCACTCGGGACCCCGGTTGACAGTGATTGCGAAGAAGCGGTTGACGACGCGGTCCAACTCTGCGCGCGCCTGGGTCACACCGTCGCCGAGACCAAGCTGCCGGGCGACTTCGCGGAGCTCGAGCGCGCCTTCTTGATCCTCTACACCGCGGGAGCCGCAGCGTGGCTTGACCATTGGATCGCTGTCCTCGGATACCCCCCGCGTCCCGGCGACCTCGAACCCTACACCGACGCTGTTGTCGCGCATGGTCGCAGTTTCTCACCTGCCGCCATACGCGGTGCCATTGCGACTCTCGAACGAGCCGAACACCAGATTTCGGCGTTCTGGGCCGAGTTCGATGTGTTCCTGACTCCGACGCTGGCAGCGCCGCCACCTCCGCTCGGCTTCTTCACAGCAGATCCAACGGATCCTCTGGAACTGCTGGATCGTGACGCTGAGTACTCGCCATTCACCTGGTACGCCAACGCCGTCGGTTCGCCCGCCATGTCCGTGCCGCTGTACTGGAACGCTGACGCCCTCCCCATCGGAACCCACTTCATGGCCGCTCACGGCCGCGAGGATCTCCTGCTCGCGCTTGCCTTCGAATTGGAGAACGTTCGTCCATGGTCGGTGCATCGCCCCGTGATCTTCGGGCGACACGACCGGCCCAAGGACTGA